One stretch of Sinomonas terrae DNA includes these proteins:
- the rplA gene encoding 50S ribosomal protein L1, translated as MAKRSKAYEAASAKIETGKVYAPAEGIALAKEINPSKTDSTVEVAFRLGVDPRKADQMVRGTVNLPHGTGKTARVVVFATGDKAAAAEAAGADVVGSDDLIERIQGGWTDFDAAVATPELMGKVGRLGKILGPRNLMPNPKTGTVTPDVAKAVTDIKGGKIDFRVDKHSNLHFIIGRTSFEARQLAENYAAALEEVLRLKPSASKGRYIQKATVATTFGPGVPVDPNATRVVLEG; from the coding sequence ATGGCAAAGCGCAGCAAAGCATACGAGGCAGCGTCGGCGAAGATCGAGACTGGCAAGGTCTACGCGCCGGCCGAGGGTATCGCCCTCGCCAAGGAGATCAACCCGTCCAAGACGGACTCGACCGTGGAGGTCGCGTTCCGCCTCGGCGTTGACCCCCGTAAGGCGGACCAGATGGTCCGCGGCACGGTCAACCTCCCGCACGGCACCGGCAAGACCGCCCGCGTGGTCGTCTTCGCGACGGGCGACAAGGCAGCGGCCGCCGAGGCTGCCGGCGCCGACGTCGTCGGTTCGGACGACCTGATCGAGCGCATCCAGGGCGGTTGGACGGACTTCGACGCCGCCGTGGCGACGCCGGAGCTCATGGGCAAGGTCGGCCGTCTCGGCAAGATCCTCGGCCCCCGCAACCTCATGCCGAACCCGAAGACCGGCACGGTCACCCCGGACGTCGCCAAGGCAGTCACGGACATCAAGGGTGGCAAGATCGACTTCCGCGTCGACAAGCACTCGAACCTGCACTTCATCATCGGCCGGACCTCGTTCGAGGCCCGCCAGCTGGCCGAGAACTACGCGGCCGCCCTCGAGGAGGTGCTTCGCCTCAAGCCGTCCGCTTCGAAGGGCCGCTACATCCAGAAGGCCACCGTGGCCACGACGTTCGGCCCCGGCGTTCCGGTGGACCCGAACGCAACCCGCGTGGTTCTCGAGGGCTGA
- the narH gene encoding nitrate reductase subunit beta → MRVMAQVGMVMNLDKCIGCHTCSVTCKQAWTNRAGTEYVWFNNVETRPGQGYPRRYEDQERWRGGWELTKRGRLRLKGGGRVKKLLGIFASPVQPELEDYYEPWTYDYKNLIDAPLGDDFPVARPKSLITGEDTKVTWSANWDDSLGGGPQAAELDPIVEKLRAEHRSEAEQKIRFEYDQTFMFHLPRICEHCLNPSCMASCPSGAIYKRSEDGIVLVDQDRCRGWRQCITGCPYKKMYFNHKSGKAEKCTFCYPRVEIGLPTVCSETCVGRLRYLGIFLYDVDAVTEAASTPDPKDLYRAQLDLMLDPHDPAVVAAARRDGIPEDWLEAARRSPVYKLAKVYQVALPLHPEYRTMPMVWYVPPLSPIVDLLSSQGHDAEDAGTLFGAIDALRIPTDYLAELFTAGDTGIVEGVLRRLAAMRSYMRGISLGTGSDESIAEAVGMDGQSVREMYRLMAIAKYNERYVIPKAHVEQAHNLEEMGCSLDFEDGPGMYPSDSFGEASGKPMPVAVETYYALRQRQTTDEMVQPGSLHGRVNLLNWDGKGVPPGMFPAKEEKADGAAG, encoded by the coding sequence ATGAGAGTCATGGCCCAGGTCGGCATGGTGATGAACCTCGACAAGTGCATCGGGTGCCACACGTGCTCGGTGACGTGCAAACAGGCGTGGACCAACCGGGCCGGCACTGAATACGTCTGGTTCAACAATGTGGAGACTCGGCCGGGGCAGGGCTATCCGCGCCGGTACGAGGATCAGGAACGCTGGCGCGGAGGCTGGGAGCTGACCAAGCGCGGCCGCCTGCGCCTCAAGGGCGGCGGCCGGGTCAAGAAGCTCCTCGGGATCTTCGCGAGCCCCGTCCAGCCGGAGCTCGAGGATTACTACGAGCCGTGGACCTACGACTACAAGAACCTCATCGACGCGCCCCTCGGGGACGACTTCCCGGTCGCCCGGCCGAAGTCACTCATCACTGGCGAGGACACGAAGGTCACGTGGAGCGCGAACTGGGACGACAGCCTCGGCGGTGGGCCTCAGGCGGCTGAGCTGGACCCGATCGTCGAGAAGCTCCGGGCCGAGCATCGCAGCGAGGCGGAGCAGAAAATCCGCTTCGAGTACGACCAGACGTTCATGTTCCACCTTCCCCGGATCTGCGAGCACTGCCTCAACCCGTCCTGCATGGCCTCGTGTCCCTCGGGCGCGATCTACAAACGCTCCGAGGACGGGATCGTGCTAGTCGACCAGGACCGGTGCCGCGGCTGGCGCCAGTGCATCACGGGATGCCCGTACAAGAAGATGTACTTCAACCACAAGAGCGGCAAGGCAGAGAAGTGCACGTTCTGCTATCCGCGGGTCGAGATCGGTCTGCCCACCGTGTGCTCGGAGACGTGCGTGGGGCGGCTGCGGTACCTAGGGATCTTCCTGTACGACGTCGACGCCGTCACCGAGGCAGCCTCGACCCCGGACCCCAAGGATCTCTACAGGGCCCAGCTCGACCTTATGCTCGACCCCCACGATCCGGCCGTCGTCGCCGCCGCACGAAGGGATGGCATCCCTGAGGACTGGCTCGAGGCAGCGCGTCGTTCGCCCGTGTACAAGCTCGCCAAGGTGTATCAGGTCGCCCTCCCGCTGCACCCCGAATACCGCACCATGCCGATGGTCTGGTACGTGCCGCCGCTCTCGCCGATCGTCGACCTCCTGAGCAGTCAGGGGCATGACGCCGAGGACGCCGGAACCCTGTTCGGCGCGATCGATGCGCTCCGCATCCCGACCGACTACCTCGCCGAGCTGTTCACGGCGGGCGACACCGGCATCGTGGAGGGCGTGCTGCGCCGGCTCGCCGCAATGCGTTCGTACATGCGCGGGATCTCCCTCGGGACGGGCTCTGACGAGTCGATCGCCGAGGCCGTCGGGATGGACGGCCAGTCGGTGCGCGAGATGTACCGGCTCATGGCGATCGCCAAGTACAACGAGCGCTACGTCATCCCGAAGGCCCACGTGGAACAGGCCCACAACCTCGAGGAGATGGGATGCTCCCTCGACTTCGAGGACGGCCCCGGCATGTACCCGTCCGATTCCTTCGGGGAGGCGAGCGGCAAGCCGATGCCCGTTGCCGTCGAGACGTACTACGCGCTCCGGCAGCGCCAGACCACCGACGAGATGGTCCAGCCCGGCTCCCTCCACGGCCGCGTGAATCTGCTCAACTGGGACGGCAAGGGCGTGCCCCCGGGAATGTTCCCGGCCAAGGAGGAGAAGGCCGATGGCGCGGCGGGCTGA
- a CDS encoding GNAT family N-acetyltransferase — protein MSSQYRVQRLRLPASIYDADAAEFREFSDLTDAIERQIWGNDDRCSPAAFRLGVWRDTSYELTSLFFVRDGERMVGRGWCQMSLKEDRDRAMVRAEVLDDFTGRGIGRLLLDAATEEAARYSRTILNSFTEHPVGFDEEAPDAVVPSTGYGALPADSRAVAFASAAGFELSQVERYSELILSEYDGGRRALEEAATAAAADYEVLVWEGIPVEYQAEMAVLLGRMSTDVPYGVDRYESAEWDADRVASLEAQLSDANTLPLYAVARHRASGQLVAYTSLWIRSGKEDVADQDDTLVAPEHRGHLLGTLIKLANLNAYRDRFPTARKVVTFNAEENRPMLAINEALGFRPVGYDGEWYRRLG, from the coding sequence ATGAGCTCCCAGTACCGGGTGCAGCGACTGCGTCTGCCGGCCTCGATCTACGACGCGGATGCTGCTGAGTTCCGGGAGTTCTCGGACCTCACGGACGCGATCGAGCGGCAGATCTGGGGGAATGACGATCGCTGCTCGCCCGCCGCGTTCCGCCTGGGCGTCTGGCGGGACACTAGCTACGAATTGACCTCGCTCTTCTTCGTGCGCGATGGCGAGCGAATGGTAGGTCGCGGGTGGTGCCAGATGTCCCTCAAAGAGGACCGGGACCGCGCGATGGTCCGCGCCGAGGTGCTTGACGACTTCACGGGCCGGGGGATCGGGCGGCTCCTCCTCGATGCTGCGACAGAGGAGGCCGCCCGCTACAGCAGGACCATCCTCAACTCCTTCACCGAGCACCCGGTGGGCTTCGACGAGGAGGCCCCGGACGCCGTCGTCCCTTCCACGGGCTACGGCGCGCTGCCCGCGGACTCCCGGGCTGTTGCCTTCGCGAGCGCAGCGGGCTTCGAGCTGAGCCAGGTGGAGCGCTACAGCGAGCTGATCCTCAGCGAGTACGACGGCGGGCGGCGGGCGCTGGAGGAGGCAGCGACGGCTGCGGCGGCGGACTACGAGGTCCTCGTGTGGGAAGGCATACCGGTCGAGTACCAGGCGGAGATGGCTGTGCTCCTCGGAAGGATGTCGACCGATGTCCCGTACGGCGTGGATCGCTACGAGTCGGCGGAGTGGGACGCGGACCGGGTGGCGTCGCTCGAGGCCCAGCTCTCGGACGCGAACACGCTCCCGCTGTACGCGGTCGCGCGGCACCGGGCTAGCGGCCAGCTCGTCGCCTACACCTCGCTCTGGATCAGGTCAGGCAAGGAGGACGTTGCGGATCAGGACGACACGCTCGTCGCGCCCGAGCACCGCGGCCACCTGCTCGGGACGCTCATCAAGCTCGCGAATCTGAACGCCTACCGGGACCGGTTCCCGACGGCGCGCAAGGTCGTCACGTTCAACGCGGAGGAGAATCGGCCCATGCTCGCCATCAACGAGGCGCTCGGCTTCCGTCCGGTGGGCTACGACGGCGAGTGGTACAGGAGGCTCGGATGA
- the narJ gene encoding nitrate reductase molybdenum cofactor assembly chaperone, whose product MARRADDLRERVVYAAAAVLLDYPDERVRDRLPSVRAALAEHPGPLPRLLETTAAQLMADDGETSCARYVETFDLSRRHALHLSYWTDGDTRRRGQTLATFKQRYRDCGWVVNLGGELPDFLPLVLEFTSRVDPAVGRSLLLEYRASLELLRLELAADSSIYSPVLEAVCGSLPGPSPTSRAEAMALAGPPREQVGLEAFDPKLLPLSEISPPHPAPVKGTR is encoded by the coding sequence ATGGCGCGGCGGGCTGACGACCTCCGCGAGCGGGTGGTGTATGCGGCAGCGGCGGTGCTGCTCGACTACCCCGACGAGCGGGTTCGGGACCGCCTGCCCTCCGTCCGGGCGGCCCTCGCCGAACATCCGGGCCCGCTGCCGCGGCTCCTCGAGACCACCGCGGCACAGCTCATGGCCGACGACGGCGAGACCTCCTGCGCGCGGTACGTCGAGACGTTCGACCTCTCCCGCCGTCACGCCTTGCACCTCTCCTACTGGACCGACGGCGACACCCGCCGCCGAGGGCAGACTCTCGCGACGTTCAAGCAGCGCTACCGCGACTGCGGCTGGGTCGTGAACCTCGGGGGAGAGCTGCCGGACTTCCTCCCGCTCGTGCTGGAGTTCACCTCGAGAGTGGACCCCGCCGTCGGACGCTCTCTGCTCCTCGAGTACCGGGCAAGCCTAGAGCTCCTGCGCCTCGAGCTCGCCGCGGACTCCTCGATCTACTCCCCGGTGCTCGAGGCCGTCTGCGGCTCGCTGCCCGGTCCGTCCCCGACGAGCCGTGCCGAGGCGATGGCGCTCGCTGGCCCCCCGCGCGAGCAGGTCGGTCTGGAGGCGTTCGACCCGAAGCTGCTGCCGCTCTCCGAAATCTCCCCGCCCCACCCCGCTCCAGTGAAGGGAACGCGCTGA
- the narI gene encoding respiratory nitrate reductase subunit gamma: MDVLLWGVAPYLMVLILVGGSIWRYRYDKFGWTTRSSQLYESRLLRIASPLFHFGLVFVIAGHFVGLVIPKSWTQAIGMSETLYHALALSVGLIAGICTLVGIVLLIYRRRRTGPVFMATTRNDKAMYIFLVGAIALGVLTTLVSVTQPTSTAFDYRESVSPWFRSLFVFQPNIAAMSAAPDEFKWHTLVGMALFALWPFTRLVHALTAPFHYLFRPYIVYRSRDAGPTPGARPSRRGWERIGTSDRDR, encoded by the coding sequence ATGGACGTTCTGCTCTGGGGCGTGGCCCCGTACCTCATGGTCCTGATCCTCGTGGGCGGCAGCATCTGGCGCTACCGCTACGACAAGTTCGGCTGGACAACGCGGTCGTCCCAGCTCTACGAGTCGCGGCTGCTGCGCATCGCTTCGCCGCTGTTCCACTTCGGACTCGTGTTCGTCATCGCAGGGCATTTCGTGGGCCTCGTCATTCCGAAGTCCTGGACACAGGCCATCGGCATGAGCGAGACCCTGTACCACGCCCTCGCGCTCTCAGTCGGCCTCATCGCCGGGATCTGCACACTCGTCGGCATCGTGCTGCTGATCTACCGCCGGCGCCGTACCGGCCCCGTGTTCATGGCGACCACGCGCAACGACAAGGCGATGTACATCTTCCTCGTCGGTGCGATCGCACTCGGTGTCCTCACCACTCTCGTGAGCGTCACCCAGCCCACCTCCACCGCGTTCGACTACCGCGAGTCCGTGAGCCCCTGGTTCCGCTCCCTGTTCGTCTTCCAGCCCAACATCGCCGCGATGTCGGCCGCCCCTGACGAGTTCAAGTGGCACACGCTCGTGGGCATGGCCCTCTTTGCCCTGTGGCCGTTCACGCGGCTCGTTCACGCGCTCACCGCGCCGTTCCACTACCTCTTCCGGCCCTACATCGTCTACCGCTCCCGGGATGCCGGCCCAAC
- a CDS encoding nitrate reductase subunit alpha: MAAGPLRPGTDGPASDAMLAVGRFFNRWEETDDGRAVFREGGRAGDVFYRDRWSHDKVVRSTHGVNCTGSCSWKVYVKDGIITWESQQTDYPSVGPDRPEYEPRGCPRGAAFSWYTYSPTRVRYPYVRGVLLEMYREAKARLKDPVLAWADIVGDPERRRRYQRARGKGGLVRANWTEAVEIAAAAHVHTIKTYGPDRCTGFSPIPAMSIVSHCIGTRFIHLIGGVMTSFYDWYADLPVASPQVFGDQTDVPESGDWWDSTYLVMWGSNVPVTRTPDAHWMTEVRYRGTKVVAVSPDYADNTKFADEWVAAQAGTDAALAMAMGHVMLKEFYAERRVPFFTDFVKQYTDLPFLVTLVPSPDGAGLVPGKFLMAADLPEHASAEDAAWKTVLLDSASGQPVVPNGSIGFRYSASGEGRWNLDLEGVEPVLSAADDVGGSASSDVAEVLLPCFEAPDGSGSVLRRGVPVRTVAGQRVTTVFDLLMAQYGVARPGLPGEWPSGYDDAASPYTPAWQEGISSVPAEQCIRIAREFARNAEQSGGRSMVIMGAGICQWFHGDVTYRAVLALLMLTGCMGRNGGGWAHYVGQEKTRPLNGWSSLANALDWSRPPRTVPGTSYWYMHTGQWRNDGYSASDLASPLADGRLEGLHTADAIAKSERLGWMPFYPQFDRSPLDLADEARTAVEAGTANSESDYIVGRLRDGSLHSSIEDVDAPENWPRTLVLWRSNLLGSSAKGDEYFLKNLLGTLHGVQGNAAESQMPRPREIVWRDEMLEGKLDLLVSADFRMTSTTLLSDVVFPAATWYEKHDLSSTDMHPYVHAFSPAIDPPWETKTDFETFHLLAEELSRLARTHLGVRRDIVAVPMQHDTPSQLAQPGGVVRDWRNGEVEPIPGVTMPGFTVVERDYTAVAEKLAAIGPLAWEKGFTTKHVTFELSGTLQKLAESNGVMSHGAASGLPAIDTDAKLAEAILAFSGTTNGELAVQGFHQLERRTGRRLGDLAEGSEEKRIRFADTQAAPVPVITSPEWSGSETGGRRYAPFTINVERLKPWHTLTGRMHFFLDHDWMRDLGEALPLYRPPLDMHRLFGEPRLGTNGMEVTVRYLTPHSKWSIHSEYQDNLFMLSLSRGGPTCWMSAEDAAAIGVQDNEWIECVNANGVFVGRAIISHRMPPGVVFVYHVQERTIDVPKSETTGRRGGIHNSPTRLLVKPTHLIGGYAHLAYAFNYLGPTGNQRDMVSTIRKRSQEVQY, translated from the coding sequence ATGGCAGCCGGACCGCTTCGCCCAGGCACAGATGGCCCAGCTTCCGACGCGATGCTCGCCGTCGGAAGGTTCTTCAACCGTTGGGAAGAGACCGACGACGGCCGCGCGGTGTTCCGTGAGGGAGGCCGCGCGGGCGACGTCTTCTACCGCGATCGATGGAGTCACGACAAGGTCGTCCGCTCCACTCACGGCGTCAACTGCACGGGCTCGTGCTCGTGGAAGGTCTACGTCAAGGACGGGATCATCACGTGGGAGTCCCAGCAGACCGACTACCCGTCCGTTGGGCCTGACAGGCCGGAGTACGAACCACGGGGCTGCCCGCGCGGAGCGGCGTTCTCCTGGTACACCTACTCGCCGACTCGGGTGCGCTACCCCTACGTACGGGGGGTGCTGCTTGAGATGTACCGCGAGGCGAAGGCGCGCCTCAAGGACCCGGTTCTGGCGTGGGCCGACATCGTCGGGGACCCGGAGCGGCGACGGCGCTACCAGAGGGCGCGCGGCAAGGGCGGCCTTGTCCGCGCCAATTGGACGGAGGCCGTCGAGATTGCCGCGGCGGCCCACGTCCACACCATCAAGACGTACGGGCCCGACCGCTGCACAGGGTTCTCGCCGATTCCTGCCATGTCGATCGTGAGCCACTGCATCGGCACCCGGTTCATCCATCTCATCGGCGGCGTCATGACGAGCTTCTACGACTGGTACGCCGATCTGCCCGTAGCCAGCCCGCAGGTCTTCGGGGACCAGACGGACGTGCCCGAATCGGGCGACTGGTGGGATTCCACCTACCTCGTCATGTGGGGCTCCAACGTCCCCGTGACCCGGACCCCGGACGCGCACTGGATGACGGAGGTCCGCTACCGGGGCACCAAGGTGGTCGCGGTCAGCCCCGACTACGCGGACAACACCAAGTTCGCCGATGAATGGGTCGCAGCGCAGGCCGGCACCGATGCCGCGCTCGCGATGGCCATGGGCCATGTGATGCTCAAGGAGTTCTACGCCGAGCGGCGGGTGCCCTTCTTCACGGACTTCGTCAAGCAGTACACCGACCTGCCGTTCCTCGTCACCCTCGTCCCCTCGCCGGACGGGGCGGGACTGGTGCCCGGGAAGTTCCTCATGGCCGCGGACCTGCCCGAGCACGCGTCCGCGGAGGACGCTGCCTGGAAGACCGTGCTCCTCGACTCGGCGAGTGGCCAGCCTGTCGTACCGAACGGGTCGATCGGCTTCCGCTACAGCGCGAGCGGCGAGGGACGCTGGAATCTCGACCTCGAGGGCGTCGAGCCCGTCCTGTCCGCGGCCGACGACGTCGGCGGCAGCGCGTCGTCGGACGTCGCCGAAGTCCTCCTCCCGTGCTTCGAGGCGCCGGACGGCTCGGGGTCCGTGCTGCGGCGCGGCGTGCCGGTGCGCACGGTCGCCGGGCAGCGGGTCACCACGGTCTTCGACCTGCTCATGGCCCAGTACGGCGTTGCCCGTCCCGGCCTCCCGGGGGAGTGGCCCTCCGGGTACGACGACGCCGCGTCGCCCTACACTCCCGCCTGGCAGGAGGGCATCAGCTCGGTGCCCGCCGAACAGTGCATCCGGATCGCGCGGGAGTTCGCGCGGAACGCGGAGCAGTCCGGCGGGCGGTCGATGGTGATCATGGGCGCCGGCATCTGCCAGTGGTTCCACGGCGACGTCACCTACCGAGCCGTCCTCGCGCTCCTCATGCTCACGGGCTGCATGGGCCGGAATGGCGGCGGCTGGGCGCACTACGTCGGTCAGGAGAAGACACGCCCGCTCAACGGCTGGTCCTCGCTCGCGAACGCCCTCGACTGGAGCAGGCCCCCGCGAACGGTCCCGGGAACCTCGTACTGGTACATGCACACGGGCCAGTGGCGCAACGACGGCTACTCGGCCTCGGACCTCGCCTCGCCGCTCGCCGACGGCAGACTCGAGGGCCTGCACACCGCCGACGCGATCGCCAAGTCGGAGCGCCTCGGCTGGATGCCGTTCTACCCCCAGTTCGATCGGAGCCCGCTCGACCTCGCGGACGAGGCCCGGACGGCAGTCGAGGCTGGGACAGCCAACTCCGAGTCGGACTACATCGTCGGCAGGCTCCGGGACGGGAGCCTTCACTCGTCCATCGAGGACGTGGACGCGCCGGAGAACTGGCCGCGAACGCTCGTACTGTGGCGCTCGAACCTGCTCGGCTCCTCTGCCAAGGGCGACGAGTACTTCCTCAAGAACCTCCTGGGCACGCTGCACGGCGTGCAGGGCAACGCGGCCGAATCGCAGATGCCGAGACCCCGCGAGATCGTGTGGCGGGATGAGATGCTCGAGGGCAAGCTCGACCTCCTCGTCTCCGCCGACTTCCGCATGACTTCCACGACCCTGCTCTCCGACGTCGTGTTCCCCGCGGCCACCTGGTACGAGAAGCACGACCTCTCCTCCACGGACATGCATCCCTACGTGCATGCGTTCAGCCCCGCGATCGACCCGCCCTGGGAGACCAAGACCGATTTCGAGACCTTCCATCTCCTCGCGGAGGAGCTCTCCCGCCTAGCGCGGACCCACCTCGGTGTGCGCCGCGACATCGTGGCGGTACCCATGCAGCACGACACGCCGTCGCAGCTCGCACAGCCCGGCGGCGTCGTCCGCGACTGGCGCAACGGCGAAGTGGAGCCGATCCCCGGCGTGACCATGCCGGGATTCACGGTCGTCGAGCGGGACTACACCGCGGTCGCGGAGAAGCTGGCGGCCATCGGCCCGCTCGCCTGGGAGAAGGGCTTCACCACGAAGCACGTCACGTTCGAGCTCTCGGGCACGCTGCAGAAGCTCGCGGAATCGAACGGCGTCATGTCCCACGGTGCCGCGTCGGGCCTCCCGGCGATCGACACGGACGCGAAGCTTGCGGAGGCAATCCTCGCGTTCTCCGGAACGACCAACGGCGAGCTCGCGGTCCAGGGCTTCCACCAGCTCGAGCGCCGCACGGGCCGGAGGCTGGGCGATCTGGCAGAGGGCTCGGAGGAGAAGCGGATTCGCTTCGCCGACACCCAGGCCGCCCCCGTCCCGGTCATCACTTCCCCCGAATGGTCCGGCTCCGAGACCGGCGGTCGTCGCTATGCGCCCTTCACGATCAACGTCGAACGGCTCAAGCCCTGGCACACCCTCACGGGCCGCATGCACTTCTTCCTGGACCACGACTGGATGCGCGATCTGGGCGAGGCCCTTCCGCTCTACCGCCCGCCGCTCGACATGCACAGGCTCTTCGGCGAGCCGCGGCTCGGGACGAACGGCATGGAGGTCACGGTCCGCTACCTCACCCCGCACAGCAAGTGGTCCATCCACTCCGAGTACCAGGACAACCTGTTCATGCTCTCGCTCTCCCGCGGCGGCCCCACGTGCTGGATGAGCGCCGAGGACGCCGCCGCGATCGGGGTGCAGGACAACGAGTGGATCGAATGCGTCAACGCCAACGGCGTGTTCGTGGGCCGGGCAATCATCAGCCACCGCATGCCTCCCGGCGTCGTGTTCGTCTACCACGTTCAGGAGCGCACGATCGATGTGCCCAAGTCAGAGACGACGGGGCGCCGCGGCGGCATCCACAACTCGCCGACCCGGCTCCTGGTCAAGCCGACCCACCTCATCGGCGGATACGCGCACCTCGCGTACGCCTTCAACTACCTCGGCCCGACAGGAAACCAGCGGGACATGGTCAGCACCATTCGGAAGCGGAGCCAGGAGGTGCAGTACTGA